GTTTGGAGCCTCACCATGGAGCCTCAAGAAGGTTGAGCTATCACCATGATACTGTCGTAACGGCAGTAATTCTTGTAGATATCAAATGACTAGCAATTGCAACTTGTAAAATGTCGGTTCTCACTTCTCCCTGACCACGTGGCTGCAAGGTCAGTGCGGCAGGAGGTGGCTCTACCGGTCCACGTCAGCAAATCAGTGGACCATAatctcaaaaaaattaaaatcttTTGGACCATCTGGCTGGTCCTGATTGGTGCGATTGACACGTCGGAACACGGACAGGTTCCATATGGAGACACAATCTGCATTAGCATATGGACTGAGAGTGGTAGAACATCTCTACCAGCAGGATTTCTGTAGCTGTTGCCCGTTGGTTTGCCCTAGTGAGCGACTCAGCGCCATTGAGCTGTTGACAGCTTTCCCTTCTACAATAGAAACGGCTCGTCTCTTCTGAAAACCTTGACAAACTGGTACTTCCTCTCATTCTGTCTATTGAGTTAATGATTATGTGTTGGCACCCCTTTTTCATATTTGCCCGGCTGGCAATAATCAAGGTATACAAGTAGAAATTGAGTGATATTAATGAACTTGGATAGATGCCAGTCACATTCGGCAAAATGCGATAGAAAAAAGGAGGGAAATTATTAGGGGGTACTTTGTGGTATTGGACTGTCCTATCCCTCCCTTCATGAAGTGTGGTAGAGGATGAGGTGACAATTGCTTGTCGCATTGATGCAGGACTCACCAGAGGAAGCGATCAAACCAATCGCTCGCTTCCTTCACCATGTTTACTGTCATTCGATGGCCGATTCCGGGCTCTGCAATGAACTGTAGAATAGAGATAAAATGTTAGTGACCCAAATAGTGAAAGTTCATATTTAGGTGGGAAATTAGAATTGTGTCCGTTCAAAATTCTAGGCAGCAATACAAAATATGCGTATCAGGGAAGAGGAAGCAAAATTACTGGAATAACacaatcaagaaagagttgcAAGGGTAATATGCAACAACACGAGAGAGAAGGTGCCACACTAATAACCATCATCAGGGACAATGATTGCTACACGCTTCAGGTATTGAAGCTGACTCTCCTTTAAGATGGAAAACATATACAGGAGTCGAGACCTCCAGCAGGGGTTCCTAAAACTAGTGGACCAGGCATAGCTGGTAGTCAGTGCTACTTCTCTGTcaatcaccagcaataatcagTTCTGCATCAGGCCGATGCATTATTTCAAGGAATATTCTTACTTGCACTAATAAAATACATGAAGATATATAAAAGGCTTGATTTTTGGTTGAACAAGCACCGACATCCCTCCTTGTAACTCAGCGAATATATAACTTCACAATTTGCATGCATCAGACCTTTACTGGAGAAGGTCCCAAAGTCTATTATCTTCTTCCAGATAACTCTTAGTTCGGGTCCAGATTAGGACTGCGACTGCCCATCATTTATATTAAGAAGGGAAAAAATGAGATTATAAAAGTCTTGCTTTAGCCCCAAACTCTTCTTTAAGATTATATTAGTGTTAGATGATTATTTTGAAACCAAATAGTAAAATCCTTATGAGCAAATTAAAAAGAGTGATATCAAAAGAAGGTAGGAAGAGAGCATCCACACTACCATGAACTTCTCAGCAGAACCAGATTCTTCATAAGCCTTAGCAGCTCTTGAACTAGGCTCTTCTAAACCAGCAATTGGGCATCGAGGGTCTTCAGCACCTGCAAGGTAAATGAAGTACAAGCATCAGAAAATATACTATGTACTAAACTAAGTtacttttttttggggggtggggggtgggggggggggggggggggggttcaggTGCTAAAAGTAACTATCTGAACCAACCGCAAAATCCAAACATAGTGCAGATTAGATATTCCAACTTTCAACCCTCACCCAAACAAGTGCTGATACATGAAAGAAAAGGTGATGACTATCTTATTATTACTTATGGAACAAGTATCAACCAATCAAAAACATTCAGCAAGAAATATGCCTGACTTACCATTTAGAAGGAGCAGCGGCCGTGGTGCAATCAAACGAAGTGAATGGGGGGCATCAAATTGCGAGTCCAGACCCGGTGCTATCTTTTCCCAAACCTGGTAAAATATGTCAATGCACAACTGTACATAGGTCCATAGAAGGATTCATCAGAAATAAGGAGTCAAATAAATCAAGTGCTCACCTTTTCAACAACTTCTGTGTCTATTTCGCTCTTTCCTAGATCAATTCTTGCTTCTAGAAGAGAAAACAACagtcaaacaaaacaaacatTCACATGCAACATTATCAATGGCGCGTGACATTTTTCTACCATAATATATTATTCCAGTGACACAAGCATCAGCTCTCAAATAGGTGATACAGTCAGATGACGCGTGGAGTCTCACCTTCAAATAAAGGTTTGATGCTATTTGCTCTAGCCTGCCACTTGTTATTATCAATGGCCCATCGGAATCCCTAAAGTCGTAAAAAGGATACAGCTTTACACAGAGCACATCATAAAATTATGTGCATATCTACAAAATTATGCAGAACAATTGTACCTGAACACCAATTATAGGAACAATGACACTATATCGTGTGTCCACAAAAGCAGCATACCATGCATGCATTCCTGTATGCTGTCAAATTAGTTAAAGAAGTTCATAATCTAATTCGATGTAATGCTGCATTCATGATCTGCAATACCTCCAAGAGATTCACCGGTAATCCCAATCCTACAGGGATCGACATCCTCCCTCTCGCTAAGGTGGTCTCCAAGTTTTATCAGGTCCCACACCTACAGATGTCAAAACCTGATTAAGATCCCTCATTGACATAAAATATATATTAAAAACAGAAGGACTATCACATTTCAATGTATTGTGTATCAGTTCCTAAGGCATGATACAGTCATGTTATGAGAAAAAGGACAACAAAACAAATCCAGCAAACTAAAGGGTCAATCTAGAGAGTGCAGAGAGCTATATATCACATGACCTATAAAGGTTAACTCTAAGAACTGGAATAAAATATAGTACCGTGTCAAAAATAAAAGGCATTGTATCCCCATTCCGCCAAGCTGATTTCAGTGCCTGAGTTCAAAAGTGAAAGTAGCAAACAGGGTCAAGCCGAACGACATAGATGGATACAGCTATCAAATTTAATGGAAATACATGTAAATTGGGCCCATGATAAAAGTAGGTTACATCTATGTAAGTGGTCTCACTGCTGGCCCGTTCACCATGATAGCGAGAGTCAATAGCAACACAAATGTAACCCCTGGAGGCATATGCCTGCAAAAGCAAACTCATcagataaaaaataaattagcgTGCTACATAGTGGTGTGCAGTTATAATTCCAATAAGAGGTTATTTTACCTCAAGCAGTGGGCGCAGCCATTCTTTGCATTTGTAAGAGCTGTGCAAGAATACAATAACTGGTTTTCTTTTAGGGACGGGGTCATTAAGTTTCAGCAGAAGTACAGGTACACGTCCTTGTTCACCTAgctgtttggaaaaaaaaaatagtaacaAGCTCTTTTGTTTAGGAAAAGAGAGGCAAAATAAACCAAGCATGCttcataaataaaataaaaaccaaGAAAGCGTGCTTTGATTCCAGAATATGGTGGGATGCATGTGAATCTGCatctcagaagtcagaacaacaccccccccccaaaaaaaaataacgTATGAGTAGACCCTCCCACACACCCACACCTTGTTAGCTTTGATCTCATCTGACTCGGTCCAACGATCGAGTCGGACTCCTCGATCGTGCCTTGATCTGGGCGCCCAACCGAACATGGTTGGCAGGCCCCCGTCGCGCAGCGCTATAGAGACAAAGGTGGGGGCCGGGGGCATGCAGGCCGCCATGCCCACCAAACCGCCCTGACAAAACCCTAGACCGATCAAACTAGCGCTGAAGCGGCGGGAAGCTCCGCTGCCCTAACGCCACCTGCCTGCGCCATCAACCGTCATCGCCATGGCAAGCTTGTCCTCCAAGCCTGATGGTGGTGTccctactctctctctctctctctctcgatcttCTTGATTAGTCACATAACACATTGATTTTAACCTAAAGACCGAGTTGTTTACCCGCTAGATTCACACCTAGAGATCCTAGAAACCTATCAATGGTATCAAAGCCTAACACCTGTGCGGCGctgagagagaaggggaaggagagaaATGCTGCTAGGGTTTGGCCGGGCGCGAGCGGCCGGGGGGTTTTGTTTCCCTGAAAACGCCGCTCAGCCGTTGGATCTAGATTCACCGGGCCGCAAATCAGCCCAGGCGGGAAAAGTAAGTGGAGGCCCGGGCCCAGGTTGCGGCCTGCCAAGCCACGCGGGT
Above is a genomic segment from Setaria viridis chromosome 4, Setaria_viridis_v4.0, whole genome shotgun sequence containing:
- the LOC117853149 gene encoding uncharacterized protein produces the protein MERMGAPSHVGHVASVAPGAVRHRRREFFSAADLAHVPVSRTLEWGVVYLKTQQRQRLRSKYNPGPSSRDATTGAPSAALPGREMAAASTAYADADADAGAGIRSEFLQVLRSRRRDLQVPLSVEQGSPVKNPMYQKPLGPNEAVAMESCPRKEVENFKEKLVEENFYLISELGEQGRVPVLLLKLNDPVPKRKPVIVFLHSSYKCKEWLRPLLEAYASRGYICVAIDSRYHGERASSETTYIDALKSAWRNGDTMPFIFDTVWDLIKLGDHLSEREDVDPCRIGITGESLGGMHAWYAAFVDTRYSVIVPIIGVQGFRWAIDNNKWQARANSIKPLFEEARIDLGKSEIDTEVVEKVWEKIAPGLDSQFDAPHSLRLIAPRPLLLLNGAEDPRCPIAGLEEPSSRAAKAYEESGSAEKFMFIAEPGIGHRMTVNMVKEASDWFDRFLW